The following coding sequences lie in one Populus nigra chromosome 15, ddPopNigr1.1, whole genome shotgun sequence genomic window:
- the LOC133674349 gene encoding proteasome subunit beta type-6 → MESHKENEINGPHSMGTTIIGVTYNGGVVLGADSRTSTGVYVANRASDKITQLTDNVYLCRSGSAADSQTVSDYVRYFLHQHTIQLGQPATVKVAANLVRMLSYNNKNFLQTGMIVGGWDKYEGGKIYGVPLGGTLLELPFTIGGSGSSYLYGFFDQAWKDGMTQEEAEQLVVKAVSLAIARDGASGGVVRTVTINSEGVSRKYYPEDKLPRWHEELEPQNSLLDILSSSSPEPMVT, encoded by the exons ATGGAATCACACAAAGAAAATGAGATCAACGGCCCCCATTCCATGGGGACAACCATCATAGGCGTCACCTACAACGGCGGTGTCGTCCTCGGTGCCGATTCTCGCACCAGCACCG GAGTTTATGTTGCAAATCGAGCATCAGATAAAATCACTCAGCTTACTGATAATGTCTACTTATGCCGCTCTGGATCt GCTGCTGATTCTCAAACTGTGTCTGATTATGTGAGATATTTTCTGCATCAACACAC AATACAATTGGGGCAGCCGGCGACAGTTAAGGTTGCTGCTAATCTTGTTAGGATGTTGTCTTACAATAACAAG AATTTCTTGCAAACTGGAATGATTGTTGGGGGTTGGGATAAGTACGAAGGAGGTAAAATTTATGGAGTACCTCTTGGAGGGACACTTTTGGAGCTGCCTTTTACAATTGGAG GATCAGGATCTTCTTACTTGTATGGTTTCTTTGATCAAGCATGGAAGGATGGGATGACTCAAGAAGAAGCTGAG CAATTAGTGGTGAAAGCAGTTTCTCTTGCTATTGCTCGTGATGGTGCGAGTGGTGGTGTTGTTCGGACTGTCACT ATCAACTCAGAAGGCGTGTCAAGAAAGTACTACCCTGAGGACAAGCTCCCACGATGGCACGAGGAGCTGGAACCACAGAATTCCCTGTTGGACATTTTGTCATCATCTAGTCCTGAGCCAATGGTCACTTAA